Proteins co-encoded in one Quercus robur chromosome 8, dhQueRobu3.1, whole genome shotgun sequence genomic window:
- the LOC126695171 gene encoding glutamate receptor 2.5-like has protein sequence MGKLGPLWSFLVFVFIFTQKARVNGSTNSAGNDNVMGVIGAIVDNSSRIGKEESVAMKMALEDFYVKFNQSLVLHIRDSQRQPIQAALEAKDLINTQQVQAILGPQTWEETSLVADTGSETRTPILSFADTTPKWAPERWPFLLQASPNEFKQMKAVAAIVESWEWRRVTVIYEDRDSSSSRVLPHLSNALREVGAEISQLVALPPFASSSLSKDLVRLKEGQCRVFVVHLSLSLTERLFEMAKRKKMMEKDYVWITTDPITSLVHAMNASTISNMQGIVGVKSYFRENGGRFQNFHHRFRKRFSSEHPEEDNNEPDIFALTAYDAAWTVAIAMRESKKVSHLLLEKVVHSDFHGLGGKVEFIDNKLVPVNIFQIVNVMGKSYRELGFWSDGQGFSENLTENAAYNSSMRVLGQVFWPGGPWYTPSGWTLPIRSNPLRIGVPVGSLFKEYVSVKNDQSESDISFTGFAIDVFKETLEQLPFYLPYKFFPFNGTYNDLVEQIHLKIFDAVVGDVTIVARRYQHAEFAHPYTESGLVMIVPVISKTSNRAWLFMKPFTMAMWILTAVINLYNGFVIWLLERNNCPELKGSVLNQMGMLIWLAFNTLFSANGGRLHSNLSRMTMVVWLFVALIIMQTYTANLTSMLTVQNLGPTVTDVEALKSSNAIIGHCTGSFLSKYLVDVLHFNTNNIKNFTSIEAFAQALETQEIAAAFLEVPLANLFLAKYCKGFTIAGPTYKVGGFGFAFPKGSPLVSSITEALLKVSESGQLRELENIMIAAAKCEDVEPDKETPSLSPNSFLVLFILSGGTSTVALLVYIFCLDKSMLRRKIMWRLMKAAMRHWRCQKQRFSRKLSNVAESACNSPNTFDPQNRV, from the exons ATGGGCAAGCTTGGTCCTCTGTGGTCTTTCTTGGTCTTTGTTTTCATATTTACTCAGAAGGCAAGAGTTAATGGAAGTACTAACTCGGCAGGAAATGACAACGTTATGGGCGTTATAGGCGCAATTGTAGATAATAGTTCTCGTATTGGTAAAGAAGAAAGTGTAGCAATGAAGATGGCACTGGAAGATTTCTATGTTAAGTTCAACCAAAGTTTGGTTCTGCACATAAGGGACTCTCAAAGGCAGCCCATTCAGGCAGCTCTTGAAG CTAAGGATCTCATAAACACGCAACAAGTGCAAGCCATTTTAGGACCGCAAACATGGGAAGAGACATCATTAGTCGCTGACACTGGAAGCGAAACTCGCACCCCAATCCTTTCTTTTGCTGATACGACTCCAAAATGGGCACCAGAGAGGTGGCCTTTCCTGTTGCAAGCATCGCCTAACGAATTTAAGCAAATGAAAGCTGTGGCAGCTATTGTTGAGTCCTGGGAATGGCGGCGGGTCACTGTTATATATGAAGATAGAGATTCTTCATCCTCCAGGGTTTTACCTCATCTTTCCAATGCCCTACGTGAAGTTGGTGCAGAAATAAGCCAACTTGTAGCACTTCCACCTTTTGCTTCCTCTTCATTGTCTAAAGATCTCGTGAGGCTTAAAGAAGGGCAATGCAGAGTCTTTGTGGTTCATTTGTCATTGAGTTTGACCGAGAGGCTATTTGAAAtggcaaaaagaaagaaaatgatggaAAAGGATTATGTATGGATCACCACTGATCCCATTACAAGCCTTGTCCATGCCATGAATGCCTCCACCATCTCCAATATGCAAGGAATTGTAGGAGTCAAAAGCTACTTTCGTGAAAATGGAGGCCGCTTTCAAAATTTCCATCATAGATTTCGCAAAAGGTTTAGCTCAGAACATCCTGAAGAGGATAATAATGAGCCAGATATTTTTGCTTTAACAGCTTATGATGCTGCATGGACAGTGGCAATAGCAATGAGGGAAAGCAAGAAAGTATCACATCTTTTGTTAGAAAAAGTTGTTCATAGTGATTTTCACGGCTTAGGTGGAAAGGTTGAATTCATTGACAATAAATTAGTCCCTGTAAATATATTTCAGATTGTCAACGTGATGGGTAAGAGTTATAGAGAACTTGGATTCTGGTCAGATGGACAAGGTTTTTCGGAGAATCTCACTGAAAATGCTGCTTACAACTCTTCCATGAGGGTTCTGGGACAAGTATTTTGGCCAGGGGGACCTTGGTATACTCCAAGTGGATGGACTCTGCCAATAAGGTCCAACCCACTGAGAATTGGTGTACCTGTTGGATCCCTTTTCAAAGAGTATGTTAGTGTCAAAAATGATCAATCTGAAAGCGATATATCTTTTACTGGATTTGCAATTGATGTCTTCAAAGAAACTTTAGAACAGCTGCCATTCTATTTACCATACAAGTTCTTTCCCTTTAATGGAACATACAATGATTTAGTGGAGCAAATTCATTTGAAG ATTTTTGACGCTGTTGTTGGTGATGTAACAATAGTAGCCAGGCGATATCAGCATGCAGAATTCGCACACCCCTACACCGAGTCAGGACTGGTTATGATAGTTCCTGTTATATCTAAAACATCCAATAGAGCTTGGTTATTCATGAAGCCTTTCACAATGGCCATGTGGATTTTGACAGCAGTAATAAATCTCTATAACGGCTTTGTTATATGGTTGTTAGAGCGAAATAATTGCCCTGAACTGAAAGGCTCCGTGCTGAATCAAATGGGAATGTTAATTTGGTTGGCCTTCAACACACTCTTCTCTGCAAATG GGGGAAGGTTACATAGCAATTTGTCACGGATGACAATGGTGGTGTGGTTGTTTGTAGCACTCATCATTATGCAGACTTACACAGCAAACCTCACCAGCATGCTTACTGTCCAGAACCTTGGACCTACTGTAACAGATGTTGAGGCACTAAAAAGTAGCAATGCTATAATTGGACATTGTACCGGATCCTTTCTGTCGAAATATTTGGTGGATGTGTTACATTTCAATACTAACAACATCAAGAATTTTACCTCAATTGAAGCTTTTGCTCAAGCTCTCGAAACCCAAGAAATAGCAGCTGCCTTTCTTGAAGTTCCTCTTGCCAATTTATTCCTAGCAAAATACTGCAAGGGCTTCACTATAGCTGGGCCAACATACAAAGTTGGAGGGTTTGGATTT GCTTTTCCAAAGGGTTCCCCATTGGTTTCCAGCATAACTGAAGCACTACTTAAGGTATCTGAAAGCGGCCAGCTACGTGAATTAGAGAACATCATGATTGCAGCCGCTAAGTGTGAAGATGTAGAACCAGACAAAGAAACTCCTAGTCTTAGCCCCAACAGTTTTTTAGTACTCTTCATATTATCTGGGGGCACATCAACTGTTGCTCTTTTAGTCtacattttttgtttggataaatCTATGCTTCGTCGCAAAATCATGTGGAGGCTAATGAAGGCTGCAATGAGACACTGGAGGTGCCAAAAGCAACGATTCTCACGAAAGCTCAGCAATGTTGCTGAGAGTGCATGTAATTCTCCTAACACATTTGATCCACAGAATCGAGTATAG